A single Henriciella sp. AS95 DNA region contains:
- a CDS encoding AMP-binding protein yields MQDYALTLDRMIDHAAKWHPEKDVVTRRLDGSLARIGYADLRVRALKVSAVLQSLGMNKGDRVATLAWNSQAHMECWYGIMGLGAVCHTLNPRLTSEQLAWMIGQSEARILIVSGDLQPLAAEIVEKAGSIDHVLVIDPVGPDCCADVDLPQARDLEALLSKASSDGVVWGEFPETTPCGLCFTSGTTGRPKGVTYTHRGSYLHTLRQLQADVSGLNSHDVVLPVVPMFHANAWGLPYSAPATGARLVFSGRQADGETLANLIISEGVTVAVGVPTLWLDVFDHIDANGLDVPSLKRIMVGGAPMNAALMRRIEARGIAVQTTWGMTELSPLGTAAPPGDARSPDTAGRPALGIDLMLTDIEGTPLADQRGKEGHLWVRGPSVVERYFGQAEAATLNGWFPTGDLAQITEDGQLFITGRAKDLIKSGGEWINPAEIEALVSSLPEVAFAAVVGREHEKWGERPVLLVQFRDGESLEDDNLIEALKDRVPSWWLPDAVIRVPAMPLAGTGKIDKIRLRSLYGSA; encoded by the coding sequence ATGCAGGACTATGCGCTGACGCTCGATCGCATGATCGACCACGCAGCCAAATGGCATCCCGAGAAGGATGTGGTGACACGCCGCCTCGACGGCAGCCTTGCCCGCATCGGCTATGCCGACCTCCGGGTGCGCGCGCTCAAGGTCTCCGCCGTGCTCCAGAGCCTTGGCATGAACAAGGGCGACCGAGTCGCGACGCTCGCCTGGAACAGCCAGGCCCATATGGAATGCTGGTACGGCATCATGGGTCTCGGCGCAGTTTGCCACACACTCAATCCGCGCCTGACGTCCGAACAACTCGCATGGATGATCGGCCAGTCGGAGGCCCGCATCCTGATCGTTAGCGGCGATCTCCAGCCGCTAGCCGCCGAGATCGTGGAAAAGGCCGGATCTATCGATCACGTGCTCGTCATCGATCCAGTTGGTCCGGACTGCTGCGCGGATGTCGACCTGCCACAGGCACGGGACCTTGAAGCCTTGCTCTCCAAGGCGAGTTCCGACGGCGTTGTCTGGGGCGAGTTTCCGGAGACAACGCCGTGCGGCCTCTGCTTCACATCGGGCACGACGGGCCGCCCTAAAGGCGTGACGTATACGCATCGCGGCAGCTATCTGCACACGCTTCGCCAACTCCAGGCTGATGTCAGCGGCCTTAACTCTCACGATGTTGTGTTGCCCGTCGTGCCCATGTTCCACGCCAATGCCTGGGGCTTGCCTTATTCGGCCCCTGCGACCGGCGCACGGCTGGTCTTTAGTGGCCGTCAGGCCGATGGCGAAACGCTTGCGAACCTTATCATCAGCGAAGGCGTCACCGTTGCGGTCGGTGTGCCGACGCTATGGCTCGACGTTTTCGACCATATCGATGCGAACGGGCTGGACGTGCCGAGCCTGAAACGCATCATGGTTGGCGGCGCGCCGATGAATGCAGCCCTGATGCGCCGGATCGAGGCGCGCGGCATCGCCGTACAGACGACATGGGGAATGACGGAACTCTCACCGCTCGGCACGGCGGCGCCGCCTGGAGATGCGCGCTCGCCCGACACCGCCGGCCGCCCTGCGCTCGGCATCGATCTGATGCTCACCGATATTGAGGGAACGCCGCTCGCTGATCAGCGTGGAAAAGAGGGCCATCTCTGGGTGCGCGGCCCCTCCGTCGTTGAGCGCTATTTCGGACAGGCGGAAGCTGCCACGCTCAATGGATGGTTTCCAACGGGTGACCTCGCTCAGATCACTGAAGACGGACAGCTTTTCATCACAGGTCGTGCCAAGGATTTGATCAAGTCCGGCGGCGAATGGATCAATCCGGCGGAGATCGAGGCGCTCGTATCCAGCCTGCCGGAAGTCGCTTTCGCGGCTGTGGTCGGGCGCGAGCATGAGAAATGGGGTGAGCGTCCTGTCTTGCTCGTCCAGTTTCGCGATGGTGAGAGCCTCGAAGACGATAATCTGATTGAAGCGTTGAAAGACCGTGTGCCATCCTGGTGGCTGCCGGATGCGGTGATCCGTGTGCCGGCGATGCCGCTCGCCGGAACCGGAAAGATCGACAAGATCCGCCTCAGGAGCCTTTATGGCTCAGCCTGA
- a CDS encoding carboxylesterase family protein, producing the protein MKRLKPALISTGLAALALSGCSNGETDSSQAALAEDSASAGPVVSVAQGDVKGLSEDGINVFRGIPYAAPPVADLRWAPPTAPASWEGIRDASAFGPSCVQPPVPPTSVYNDPPESASEDCLSLNVWSPADAEDAPVIVWIHGGSLRIGGAAQPVYDGTAYAERGVVFVSINYRLGVLGWLAHPELMAESEHGLSGNYGLMDQVAALEWVRGNIEAFGGDPSNVTVMGESAGALSVSYLLTSPPAEGLLDKAIIESTNTRNFAELGQAAYDLPAAETEGADLFDKLKIDTLEAARALDAQSLINRTTLAGYAPAGTVDGKYIPRQLNEAFDDGEFAQVPVLAGFNSGEARTYRMLLPKKPESPEGYEAAIRARYGEDADAFLDLYPADDMVESMLAVNRDNVFGWSTERIVRSASEAGEPAYLYVFDYCYPAMAERDLCAFHASEVPFVFGTVGDLDSYPEQWPKPPVEEAEALSSVLVDYWASFAATGQPQSADGPDWAPYSEGEAYLHIGDEPELRQDAYPGMFEFHEALYQQRKAAGEGWFMRVGLGAEPLE; encoded by the coding sequence ATGAAACGACTGAAACCTGCCCTGATATCTACGGGCCTCGCCGCACTTGCCCTGTCGGGATGCTCGAACGGTGAGACAGATTCCTCCCAGGCGGCGCTGGCAGAGGACTCCGCTTCGGCGGGCCCTGTTGTCAGCGTCGCGCAGGGAGACGTCAAAGGTCTCAGCGAGGATGGCATCAACGTGTTTCGGGGCATACCGTACGCTGCGCCTCCGGTCGCAGACCTGCGCTGGGCGCCGCCAACCGCTCCCGCCAGCTGGGAAGGCATTCGCGATGCAAGCGCCTTCGGCCCGAGCTGCGTCCAGCCTCCCGTGCCGCCGACGAGTGTCTATAACGATCCGCCTGAAAGCGCGTCGGAGGATTGCCTGTCCCTGAATGTCTGGTCCCCGGCAGATGCAGAAGATGCGCCCGTGATCGTCTGGATCCATGGCGGGTCACTACGCATCGGCGGGGCAGCGCAGCCTGTCTATGACGGCACGGCCTATGCTGAGCGCGGTGTGGTGTTCGTCTCGATCAACTACCGGCTCGGTGTGCTTGGCTGGCTCGCGCATCCGGAGCTTATGGCCGAGAGCGAACACGGCCTGTCTGGCAATTATGGCCTGATGGACCAGGTTGCCGCGCTGGAATGGGTGCGCGGCAATATTGAAGCCTTTGGCGGAGACCCGTCCAACGTGACGGTCATGGGTGAGTCCGCGGGCGCGCTCAGCGTGAGCTACCTATTGACGAGTCCGCCCGCCGAGGGGCTTTTAGACAAGGCGATCATCGAATCGACCAATACGCGGAATTTCGCTGAGCTCGGACAGGCGGCATACGACCTTCCGGCAGCGGAAACAGAGGGCGCCGACCTGTTCGATAAACTCAAGATCGACACGCTGGAGGCTGCGCGCGCGCTCGATGCTCAGTCTCTTATCAATCGCACAACGCTGGCAGGTTACGCGCCCGCCGGAACGGTCGACGGCAAATATATACCGCGCCAGCTCAATGAAGCCTTTGATGATGGCGAATTCGCGCAGGTGCCCGTGCTTGCCGGCTTCAATAGCGGCGAGGCGCGCACCTACCGCATGCTTCTGCCCAAAAAGCCGGAGTCGCCTGAAGGTTATGAGGCGGCGATCCGCGCTCGCTACGGAGAAGATGCCGATGCCTTCCTCGACCTCTATCCCGCCGACGACATGGTCGAATCCATGCTGGCGGTGAACCGGGACAATGTCTTCGGCTGGTCCACAGAGCGCATCGTCCGCAGCGCCAGCGAAGCAGGCGAGCCGGCCTATCTCTATGTTTTCGACTACTGCTACCCAGCCATGGCAGAGCGCGACCTCTGTGCCTTCCATGCGAGTGAAGTGCCCTTCGTCTTCGGGACGGTCGGGGATCTCGACTCCTATCCGGAGCAATGGCCGAAGCCGCCCGTCGAGGAAGCTGAAGCGCTGTCGTCCGTCCTGGTGGACTATTGGGCTTCCTTCGCCGCGACAGGCCAGCCGCAAAGCGCTGATGGGCCGGACTGGGCGCCTTATAGCGAGGGCGAGGCCTATCTCCATATCGGGGATGAGCCCGAACTGCGACAGGACGCCTATCCCGGCATGTTCGAATTCCATGAAGCGCTCTACCAGCAGCGGAAAGCGGCAGGCGAAGGCTGGTTCATGCGTGTCGGGCTTGGAGCAGAGCCGCTCGAATAG
- a CDS encoding MFS transporter, which produces MSIDAPGAKAANETSSGDGTTAPQTPYSKPLYRFYVLAVLTVVYVFNFVDRQLLVILQEPIKDELSLSDTQLGLLTGFAFALFYVICGIPIARWADKGNRRTIIAIALTIWSVMTAMCGLAANYAHLLLARVGVGVGEAGGSPPAHSMISDIFKPKNRALALSVYSIGIYIGILIGFALGGFLADAFSWRLAFFVVGIPGIALALLVLLTVREPIRGWSEGDQKATEPAPPIKDVASLLWTRISFRHIALAASLQAFIIYGIGNWLPSYFLRTYEMDLGTIGAWMALTTGFGGGLGSFCGGWLADRFGAKDVRWYLWVPAILTSLLVPVQLAIFLSGSANFALIMTAPFHFLSAAYLGAVLAVSHTLVNVRMRALTSAVLFFVLNLIGLGIGPVLVGFLSDMFTQNAVTAPLGTAMLICGTIAAIWSVIHYVLAANKVREDIARRQS; this is translated from the coding sequence ATGAGCATCGACGCACCTGGCGCCAAAGCTGCCAATGAGACATCGTCTGGCGACGGCACTACCGCGCCTCAGACGCCTTACTCAAAGCCCCTTTACCGGTTTTACGTTCTGGCGGTCCTGACGGTCGTTTATGTCTTCAACTTTGTTGATCGACAGCTGCTCGTCATCCTGCAGGAGCCAATAAAGGATGAGCTCAGTCTTTCTGACACGCAACTTGGCCTGCTGACGGGCTTTGCGTTCGCGCTGTTCTACGTCATTTGCGGAATTCCGATTGCCCGCTGGGCTGACAAAGGAAACCGGCGCACCATCATCGCGATCGCCTTGACGATATGGAGCGTGATGACCGCCATGTGCGGGCTGGCCGCGAACTACGCCCATCTCCTGCTCGCCCGCGTTGGCGTCGGGGTTGGCGAGGCTGGCGGCAGTCCTCCTGCCCACTCGATGATCTCCGACATCTTCAAGCCGAAGAACCGGGCATTGGCGCTCTCCGTATATTCCATCGGCATCTATATCGGCATCTTGATCGGCTTCGCACTCGGCGGATTTCTCGCCGACGCCTTCAGCTGGCGCCTAGCCTTTTTCGTAGTCGGTATTCCAGGTATTGCACTTGCCCTGCTCGTGCTGCTGACCGTTCGCGAACCCATCCGTGGTTGGTCCGAAGGTGACCAAAAGGCCACCGAACCAGCGCCGCCCATCAAGGACGTTGCGAGTCTTCTCTGGACGCGAATTTCTTTCCGGCACATCGCGCTTGCCGCCAGCCTCCAAGCCTTCATCATCTACGGCATAGGCAACTGGCTCCCTTCTTATTTTCTACGAACATATGAAATGGACCTCGGAACAATTGGCGCATGGATGGCACTGACCACCGGATTCGGCGGCGGTCTCGGCTCATTCTGCGGGGGCTGGCTCGCGGACCGGTTCGGAGCAAAGGATGTACGTTGGTATCTCTGGGTCCCGGCAATTCTGACCTCTTTGCTGGTCCCGGTACAACTGGCAATCTTCCTGTCCGGATCGGCCAATTTCGCGCTCATCATGACCGCGCCATTTCATTTCCTGTCAGCCGCCTATCTCGGCGCCGTGCTTGCGGTATCGCACACACTCGTCAATGTCCGGATGCGCGCGCTGACCTCTGCGGTGCTATTCTTTGTTCTCAATCTGATCGGTCTGGGTATTGGCCCCGTGCTCGTCGGCTTCCTCAGCGATATGTTCACGCAGAACGCGGTGACGGCTCCTCTGGGCACAGCAATGCTGATCTGTGGGACAATCGCCGCAATCTGGTCCGTGATTCACTACGTTCTCGCAGCGAACAAGGTCCGCGAAGATATCGCGCGCCGACAATCCTGA
- a CDS encoding TonB-dependent receptor, with protein MNKLLYTASIAAIAFSVPISVSAQQVEEEVSRLNAGVEEEARQKKVVVTGSAIAGTPEDAALPVEVFTQEDLELEGSPTALRFAKDLTISGPTNGESNYFGGGPLLGSPSFNLRGIGADKTLTLLNGRRMSENLSNIPSIAISRTEVLKDGAAVIYGADAVGGVVNFITRDDFVGYEARGNYTFIDGSDGDFDLGVMAGFGEGDTNFLVSAEWEHRSRLETEERDFSSLPYGQNPVPWSTLTNLATYVPRTAGGTALGAVSDFTQDGCETQGGIYSPGVPAYCRYNYAPFYNLTEEQDIFRGYGQLNARVNEYMNFHVDAAYGQVKAPNQFASPSQPALRGPAPSTGATFQYRVPSSNPYVQEFADRTGFSANPLSGFANYYDIIIFRPFAHQGNPAMGDGEGNSANSEVDYQVWRVSAGIDGKLGDFAGPFQDVGYDFAVTYNEAQTYYQDPDYVGFRVQEALNGFGGIGCAVEDQDPLTPGTQAPGLGGTNGCQYFNPFSSSYAGNPETGATNPNYVPGSENDPDLIRWLFDPLQVETVTRSMTYDLVFNGMTGVELPGGEIGWALGAQGRQIEIKDIIPSDLYNGATPCPYPGTLNCPGEFGQGPFGFRGINEPDNLDQQSYSFFGETSLPVLDNLNFQAAVRREEFSGGLGSTVYKISGKWDVVGPLSLRGSYGTNFTAPPAGLSPGNVNQVVRSYSVAGGNWLGGTTLTRDDVEPEEATSWNVGAIWQGQGFQSDHNFSLIIDYFDIEIEGEIDELASHAQIASAVFLQDGGTGPYFADCSSPFIDRVTLNASPTTNNNGTCVQGVTTSADLNTVQTDFGNGSDRSTAGFDIQANYNLPVGAADLSFGVTATRVTEQESSAVVLDGVEVAPAQDFLGNLNFSSVGFASPEWRVNAFVNYNRDRHNARLTGRYVSELTDERFIAGGEYENGYIPGGFQPGTTSPFPALNYPSVDSSLMFDATYVFELNENIRLTGTVSNIFDEDPPFILNEFGYDPRIANPLKRTFEVGVKATF; from the coding sequence TTGAATAAATTACTTTACACCGCTTCCATAGCGGCGATTGCGTTCAGCGTGCCGATATCAGTTTCGGCTCAGCAGGTCGAAGAAGAAGTATCGAGATTGAATGCGGGCGTGGAAGAGGAAGCCCGTCAAAAGAAGGTTGTTGTGACCGGGTCGGCGATTGCCGGAACGCCTGAAGATGCGGCGTTGCCGGTTGAGGTCTTCACCCAGGAAGACCTCGAGCTGGAAGGCTCTCCAACAGCACTCAGATTTGCGAAGGACCTTACAATATCCGGTCCGACGAATGGTGAGTCCAACTATTTCGGCGGCGGCCCGCTGCTCGGCTCCCCAAGCTTTAACCTTCGCGGTATTGGTGCCGACAAGACGCTGACGCTCCTTAATGGGCGTCGCATGAGCGAGAACCTGTCCAACATTCCAAGCATCGCAATTTCGCGCACCGAGGTCCTGAAGGATGGCGCGGCCGTGATTTATGGTGCTGACGCAGTTGGCGGCGTCGTCAACTTCATCACCCGTGACGATTTTGTCGGATACGAAGCGCGCGGCAACTACACATTCATTGATGGTTCGGATGGTGACTTTGATCTCGGCGTCATGGCTGGTTTCGGCGAAGGGGACACCAACTTCCTCGTCTCCGCCGAATGGGAGCATCGTTCGCGGCTTGAGACGGAAGAGCGCGATTTCTCCAGCCTGCCCTATGGGCAGAACCCGGTTCCCTGGTCGACATTGACTAACCTTGCGACTTACGTTCCGCGCACTGCGGGAGGGACGGCGCTTGGTGCGGTGAGTGATTTCACCCAAGATGGCTGTGAAACTCAGGGCGGTATCTACTCGCCGGGTGTGCCCGCGTATTGCCGCTACAATTATGCGCCGTTCTACAACCTTACGGAGGAGCAAGATATCTTCCGGGGTTATGGTCAGCTCAATGCCCGCGTCAACGAATACATGAATTTTCACGTCGATGCAGCGTATGGCCAGGTCAAGGCGCCGAACCAGTTTGCATCACCGTCGCAACCGGCGCTTCGCGGTCCGGCGCCATCGACGGGTGCAACGTTCCAGTACCGTGTCCCGTCCTCGAACCCCTATGTTCAGGAGTTCGCAGACAGGACTGGGTTCTCAGCCAATCCACTGTCGGGATTTGCCAACTACTATGACATCATCATTTTCCGGCCGTTTGCGCACCAGGGCAACCCGGCGATGGGTGATGGCGAAGGTAACTCTGCCAATTCGGAAGTCGATTATCAGGTGTGGCGTGTGTCAGCCGGTATTGATGGCAAGCTCGGTGACTTCGCAGGCCCGTTCCAGGACGTCGGTTACGATTTTGCGGTTACCTACAATGAGGCACAGACCTATTATCAGGATCCGGACTATGTGGGGTTCCGCGTTCAGGAGGCGCTGAACGGCTTCGGCGGTATCGGATGTGCTGTTGAGGACCAGGATCCGCTTACGCCAGGTACCCAGGCTCCTGGCCTCGGCGGTACCAACGGGTGTCAGTACTTCAACCCGTTCTCGTCTTCATATGCGGGCAACCCGGAAACAGGTGCAACGAACCCGAATTACGTGCCAGGCTCTGAAAACGACCCGGACCTGATCCGCTGGCTATTCGATCCGTTGCAAGTGGAAACGGTTACGCGAAGCATGACCTATGACCTCGTGTTCAACGGCATGACGGGTGTTGAGCTCCCAGGCGGTGAAATTGGCTGGGCCCTTGGTGCGCAAGGCCGGCAGATTGAGATCAAGGATATCATTCCAAGCGACCTCTACAACGGCGCGACGCCTTGTCCTTATCCGGGCACGCTCAATTGCCCGGGTGAATTTGGCCAGGGGCCGTTCGGTTTCCGTGGCATCAATGAGCCAGACAATTTGGACCAGCAGAGCTATTCCTTCTTTGGTGAAACAAGCCTGCCCGTTCTGGATAATCTGAACTTCCAGGCTGCTGTTCGCCGCGAAGAATTCTCCGGTGGTCTGGGCTCGACGGTCTACAAGATCTCCGGCAAATGGGATGTGGTTGGACCGCTCTCGCTGCGCGGTTCGTATGGCACGAACTTCACGGCACCACCTGCTGGTCTTAGCCCAGGCAATGTCAATCAGGTCGTCCGGTCTTATTCGGTCGCTGGCGGCAACTGGCTCGGCGGGACGACGCTGACCCGTGACGACGTTGAACCTGAAGAGGCGACCTCGTGGAATGTCGGTGCGATCTGGCAGGGTCAAGGCTTCCAGTCCGATCACAATTTCTCTCTGATTATCGACTATTTCGATATCGAAATCGAAGGTGAGATTGATGAGCTGGCGTCGCACGCGCAGATCGCGTCTGCTGTATTCCTGCAGGATGGCGGAACGGGACCGTACTTCGCCGATTGCTCCAGCCCGTTTATTGATCGTGTCACGCTCAATGCGAGCCCAACCACGAATAATAACGGGACCTGTGTGCAGGGCGTAACAACGTCAGCTGATCTCAACACGGTCCAGACCGACTTTGGCAACGGGTCCGACCGGTCGACTGCCGGCTTCGACATTCAGGCAAACTACAATCTGCCTGTCGGCGCTGCGGACCTGAGCTTTGGTGTGACAGCGACCCGGGTGACCGAGCAGGAATCTTCTGCCGTCGTGCTTGACGGTGTAGAAGTCGCGCCAGCTCAGGATTTCCTCGGAAACCTGAACTTTTCTTCTGTCGGGTTCGCGTCGCCAGAGTGGCGGGTCAACGCCTTCGTCAACTACAATCGTGATCGCCACAATGCGCGTCTGACGGGGCGTTATGTTTCAGAGCTGACCGATGAGCGTTTCATCGCAGGCGGTGAGTATGAGAATGGCTATATTCCGGGCGGTTTCCAGCCGGGAACAACAAGCCCATTCCCCGCTCTGAACTATCCTTCAGTTGATAGCTCCCTGATGTTCGACGCGACTTATGTCTTCGAACTGAATGAGAACATTCGACTGACAGGAACGGTCTCGAATATCTTCGACGAAGACCCACCGTTCATCTTGAACGAGTTCGGCTACGATCCCCGGATTGCGAACCCGCTCAAGCGGACCTTCGAAGTCGGCGTGAAAGCAACCTTCTAA
- a CDS encoding carboxylesterase family protein, with translation MKLLLASSVAALGLIAAGCTTTGSGLPDGTVQTGSGLIAGATENGMPVYRGVPFAKPPVGDLRWKPPQAVSWDGVLDATEFGPACPQPVNADGSPNFGGYAGPVSEDCLTINIWTPEDAKDAPIMLWLFGGGGVVGAGSIETYNGTKFARDGVILATINYRLGALGGFAHPAITADAKDGEPVTNFHLLDAIAALQWLKTNAEAFGGDPDNITLFGESAGATMTANIVTSPLADGLVDKAIIESTGSLRADSLPLDRAETLGAKLAGDLGLDGANATLSELKALEVTDILSNRTFGRGSRTTQDPMVKPQSIIETFRAGTEIDIPMIIGTNSDEDRLAGTQEVASLAQDGAPVWQYFFHYVASSMREENPNGAPHAHEIPFVFDTLDRYPRLPGPTAEDEAVADMLHSCWVAFAKLPAGASEIECAGDFTWPARSDANNQAVAVFEATPSVGTATELKSPPNGAEPGRTSRPGS, from the coding sequence ATGAAATTGCTCTTAGCGTCGTCTGTTGCAGCGCTCGGCCTGATCGCGGCCGGATGCACCACAACTGGTTCTGGCCTACCGGACGGCACGGTACAGACCGGTTCTGGTCTGATTGCTGGTGCCACGGAAAATGGCATGCCGGTCTATCGCGGCGTGCCATTCGCCAAACCACCCGTTGGTGACCTCCGCTGGAAACCGCCTCAGGCAGTGAGCTGGGATGGTGTACTCGACGCGACCGAGTTTGGACCGGCCTGCCCGCAACCCGTAAACGCAGATGGGTCGCCCAATTTCGGCGGCTATGCTGGCCCTGTTTCTGAAGACTGCCTGACCATAAATATCTGGACGCCCGAGGACGCCAAGGATGCGCCAATCATGCTATGGCTGTTCGGCGGCGGCGGGGTCGTCGGTGCCGGTAGTATTGAAACATACAATGGAACCAAGTTCGCGCGCGACGGCGTCATCCTCGCGACGATCAACTACAGGCTCGGCGCATTAGGTGGATTTGCCCACCCTGCAATCACTGCTGACGCCAAAGACGGAGAGCCTGTCACCAATTTCCACCTGCTGGACGCGATCGCCGCTCTGCAGTGGCTTAAAACAAACGCCGAGGCATTTGGTGGCGACCCTGACAATATTACCCTCTTCGGCGAATCTGCCGGCGCGACCATGACAGCCAACATCGTGACGTCTCCGCTCGCTGACGGTCTGGTCGACAAGGCCATTATCGAGTCGACCGGCTCGCTGCGCGCCGACAGCCTTCCTCTGGACCGCGCCGAGACGCTTGGCGCGAAGTTAGCGGGCGACCTCGGTCTCGACGGGGCGAACGCCACCCTGTCGGAATTGAAAGCTCTCGAGGTCACCGACATTCTGAGCAACCGCACATTCGGCCGGGGCTCGCGCACCACGCAGGACCCGATGGTGAAACCCCAATCGATCATTGAGACTTTCCGCGCTGGGACGGAAATCGACATTCCGATGATCATCGGCACCAATTCCGATGAAGACCGCCTCGCCGGTACGCAGGAGGTTGCCTCTCTGGCTCAGGACGGTGCGCCAGTCTGGCAGTATTTTTTCCATTACGTGGCCAGTTCCATGCGCGAGGAAAACCCGAATGGCGCGCCACATGCGCACGAAATTCCATTCGTGTTCGACACGCTTGATCGCTATCCACGACTGCCAGGTCCGACCGCAGAAGATGAGGCTGTCGCTGACATGCTGCACTCATGCTGGGTTGCTTTTGCAAAACTTCCAGCCGGCGCCAGCGAGATAGAGTGCGCTGGCGATTTCACCTGGCCCGCCAGAAGTGATGCGAACAATCAGGCTGTAGCAGTATTTGAAGCCACGCCATCAGTGGGCACTGCAACGGAATTGAAATCCCCGCCCAATGGGGCGGAGCCTGGTAGAACCAGCAGACCTGGTTCCTGA
- a CDS encoding serine hydrolase: MMQNLDRRAFLLGSAALTTACSTSAGQFASQTADGPGLGDWQTAAPDAYGLSKVALDSAAAKLAEPGERQGLVVIRGGKLIYEQYWANDYHRATPDWQNVSFSSGKSWGSTMVARAQYLGFLDIDDLASKYHPAELSGLNPNTTIKHLLTMSSGGTLNTKPSSIPPKRLDDLTPPGPGVEYEWHETQEEGKPDGYGTTIQPGTEFIYDGAPADHLADIVSGATGMKSHDFMMREVVARLGCRNFDYQPEGIDRNGNVRIGGSILMSCRDLARLGQLYLNKGAWGRNRIISEQYVDEATSPSRLNPAYGYLWWLNTEGSAPQAPRNMYYAAGALGQYCFVLPDQDTVVSTMGFGRPGLSVEAAWDALAPALLA, from the coding sequence ATGATGCAGAACTTGGACCGACGCGCATTTCTGCTGGGGTCGGCAGCACTCACAACGGCCTGCTCGACGAGCGCAGGCCAATTCGCAAGTCAGACTGCCGACGGCCCAGGTCTCGGCGACTGGCAGACGGCTGCACCAGACGCCTACGGGCTTTCCAAAGTGGCGCTAGACTCGGCTGCCGCCAAACTCGCAGAACCCGGCGAACGACAGGGCCTCGTTGTCATTCGCGGCGGCAAGCTCATCTATGAACAATACTGGGCGAATGACTATCACCGCGCGACGCCTGACTGGCAGAATGTCAGCTTCTCTTCAGGTAAATCATGGGGCTCGACAATGGTCGCACGCGCCCAGTATCTCGGCTTCCTCGACATTGACGACCTCGCATCGAAATATCACCCGGCAGAACTGTCCGGACTAAACCCGAACACCACCATCAAGCACCTCCTGACCATGTCGTCGGGCGGTACGCTCAACACGAAGCCGAGCAGTATCCCGCCGAAACGGCTGGACGATCTAACCCCGCCCGGGCCTGGCGTTGAATATGAATGGCATGAGACGCAGGAAGAGGGAAAACCGGACGGCTACGGCACGACCATCCAGCCGGGCACCGAATTCATCTATGACGGCGCGCCGGCCGACCACCTCGCCGATATCGTGTCCGGTGCCACGGGCATGAAAAGCCATGATTTCATGATGAGAGAAGTCGTCGCCCGGCTTGGCTGTCGCAATTTCGACTATCAGCCAGAGGGCATTGACCGGAATGGAAACGTCAGGATCGGCGGCTCCATACTGATGTCGTGCCGGGATCTTGCGCGTCTCGGACAGCTCTATCTCAACAAGGGCGCATGGGGCCGAAATCGCATCATCTCAGAGCAGTATGTTGACGAAGCCACTTCACCGTCGCGGCTCAATCCGGCCTATGGCTATCTCTGGTGGCTCAACACCGAGGGAAGTGCCCCGCAAGCACCGCGCAACATGTACTATGCGGCCGGCGCACTTGGTCAGTACTGTTTCGTCCTCCCCGACCAAGACACAGTGGTTTCCACAATGGGCTTCGGCCGTCCCGGTCTCTCAGTGGAGGCGGCCTGGGACGCACTTGCCCCCGCCCTGCTCGCCTGA